The sequence TTCGGTGCCCGGCGCGTCCCGCTCGGCCTCCGGCCGCAGCCGCCCGCCGTCGGTGCCGAGAGGGTGGAGGGCCACACGGTGCGGCCCGGGCGTACAGGCGGCGGCGCCCAGGCCCGCGCCCGCGCACAGGGTCAGGAAACCCCGGCGGGCCAGGACGCGGCCGTGCAGGGGTGGATCGCCGTGGGCTGGGGTCACTGCGCCTCCTGGATCCGCCCCTGTTCATGCCGCGTCCAGGCTCCCGATGCCGCTCCGCCCGCCGCAACCGCACCATGGCTCCGCGGCGAGGCGCGGGCAGGGGCCGGGCCCGGCGGGACACGACGACGAGGGCTCAGCGGCCCGGCAGCCGGAGGTTGTGCCGAACGAGTGAGGCCGCCGTACTCCGCACCGACCTGCGGAACCGCGTGGCTCCCGGCGCCGGCAGCGGGTCCCGAAGGCACCGTCCGGGCCTCGGCCCACGGTCCTTCAGGCCGGGGGCTCCTCGAACAGTTCGAGCAGGGACTGAGCGCTCTCGGTGGCCAGGAGAGCGCCGTGCGCCGCCGGGAAGAGGCGGCCCCAGGCGCGGGCTCGCCCCAGGGCGCTCAGACGCCACGCGAGCCGCACCGCACGCCGGAGTTCCGCCGCCGTGCGGCCGGCTCCCGTCCACGGCTCCAAGTAGGCGTCGCGCAGGCGCGGCAGCACGCCGGGCCCGTACCGGTCGCAGGCCTTCAGGGCCGTGACCCGAAGGCTGCAGAACGGATGCGAGACGGCGGCGTCGCCCCAGTCGAAGAAGGTGTACCGGTCTGGTTCCGGACGGAACAGCTGCCCGTCGTGCAGATCCGAGTGGTCGAGGGAGTCGGGGATGCCCAGGGCCGCGAGTTCGCCGCACCAGGCCACGAGGCGGGGCCGGAGGGCCGAGAGCCGCGCGCGTTCGTCCGGTAGCACCGCTTCGTTCTCCGTGAGCAGCTTGTCGAAGACCTCGGGCAGGTCCGGGGTCCGGGCGCTCGGGACACCCAGCCGCTCGATGTCCCGCGCGTGCGGGACCAAGGCGCACTGCATGCTCGCGTACTGGCCCAGAAGGCTCTCCCAGGCGCGCGGTTCGACCGCCGTCCGCTCCAGCACGGTCCGGAAGAGGTCACCCCCGTCGGGCAGCAACGACCAGCCGCGCTCGGCGTCGACCGCCAGCGGCCGCAGGACGTGCTCCGGCACCCAGCGGGCCAACGCCTCGGTCAGCGCGCCCTCGAAGCCGCTGGCCGGCGGATTCGCCTTGAACCAGACGGCTCCCCGGCCCGCCACGGGCACCCGCATCAGGACGGACCACGGCCGCAGCCGTACCCACGGCGCCCCTGTCGCCCGCAGACCGTGCGCGGCGAGCCGGCCGTGCACCCAGTCGAACGCCGCGCTCCGCCAGGACTCCCGCTCCCAGGGAGTCACCGCGTGCGGGTAGCGGCCGCGGTCCACGCTGAGCGATGCGTCATGTCCCATCACGCCATCCCAGCAGCATGACCTCGGCAGGACCAGCCGTTTTCCGACGCCACGGAGCAACGCGTACGCCCCCGGACGCGGTCCGGGGGCGTTGGCGGTCAGCGGTGCGGTCAGGCGTGCTGCCTGCGGCGCATCGTCAGGTACGTGCCCGTGACGCCGGCGGCCAGCAGGGCACCCACGCCGAGGCTGAGCGGCAGGACCGGGAGCCCCGAAGTGCCGGTGGAGGCGGCGGTGTTCTGCATCGCCGGGCCGGGGGTGATGCTCGTGGCCACCGCGGCGACGTGCTTGATCGGGCCGACGGACTTCACCGAACCGTCGGAGTTCAGCAGCACCTGCTTGTTGTTCGGGTGCCGGAAGTCGAACATGCCCGCCAGCGAGCCTGCCGACGCGTCGAAGGAGTGGTCGCCGATGCGGCCGGTGTGCCAGTTGTCCTCGATGAACCGGGTGAGGGACGCCTGGTC is a genomic window of Streptomyces griseochromogenes containing:
- a CDS encoding phosphotransferase, yielding MGHDASLSVDRGRYPHAVTPWERESWRSAAFDWVHGRLAAHGLRATGAPWVRLRPWSVLMRVPVAGRGAVWFKANPPASGFEGALTEALARWVPEHVLRPLAVDAERGWSLLPDGGDLFRTVLERTAVEPRAWESLLGQYASMQCALVPHARDIERLGVPSARTPDLPEVFDKLLTENEAVLPDERARLSALRPRLVAWCGELAALGIPDSLDHSDLHDGQLFRPEPDRYTFFDWGDAAVSHPFCSLRVTALKACDRYGPGVLPRLRDAYLEPWTGAGRTAAELRRAVRLAWRLSALGRARAWGRLFPAAHGALLATESAQSLLELFEEPPA